CCACGGCACCATGCCCGGCAATACGCTTGCGCTATAGACGTAGACAAACACGCGCTGCGGATTCGGAATAATGTAATTCAGGCACGACCCTATCAGCAGAATGGCAATAGAAATAGCCACGCCCGCGACCGGTACGCCAGCGCGAGAGACTTTTCCGACGGCTGCCGGAAGCTGACGATTGTTGGCTAATGCATAGAGCATACGCCCGCAGCTGTACATTCCGCTGTTGCAGCCTGAGAGCGCCGCAGTCAGCACCACAAAGTTAATGATACCTGCTGCTGCAGTGATACCGATTTTGGCGAAGGTCAGCACAAACGGGCTGCCGGTGGTGCCAATTTGGTTCCATGGGAAGATCGTGACGATAACGAAAATCGCGCCCACATAGAAAATCAGAATACGCCACAGAACTTTGCCCACTGCGCTGCGCAGCGTGACCTGTGGATTTTTCGCTTCACCAGCGGTGATCCCAATCAGCTCTACGCCCTGATACGACGCGACCACAATGCAGAGCGCCGTCAGGAAGCCTTTCCAGCCGCCCGCAAAGAAACCGCCGTGCTCGGTCAGATTGCCAAAACCAATCGCCTGACCGCCGTTACCAAAGCCGAAGAAAATCACGCCAAGGCCCACGACAATCATTACGATAATTGTCGTGACCTTGATCATCGCAAACCAAAACTCAATTTCACCGTATAAACGCACGGCAGCGAGGTTCGCTAATGCCACCAACCCCACGGCTATCAAGGCGGGTATCCACTGCACCATATCCGGGAACCAGAACTGGACGTAGACCCCTATCGCGGTAATTTCTGATATCCCCACCGCCATCCACATAAACCAGTAGGACCAGGCCGTGAGATAGCCAAAAAACGGGCTCATGTAGCGATGCGCGTAAACGGCAAATGATCCGGCAACCGGCTCAAGGAACAGCATCTCGCCCATCGATCGCATGATAAAGAAGACGAACAGCCCGGCGACAATATACGCCAACAAAACGGACGGACCAGCCCATTTCAGCGTACTGGCTGAGCCCATAAACAGGCCAACGCCGATGGTACCGCCAAGCGCTATTAATTCAATGTGTCGAGCTTCCAGCCCACGCTGTAGCTCAGGTTTTTTCTCTGCCATAAATCCT
This sequence is a window from Enterobacter sp. 638. Protein-coding genes within it:
- a CDS encoding amino acid permease: MAEKKPELQRGLEARHIELIALGGTIGVGLFMGSASTLKWAGPSVLLAYIVAGLFVFFIMRSMGEMLFLEPVAGSFAVYAHRYMSPFFGYLTAWSYWFMWMAVGISEITAIGVYVQFWFPDMVQWIPALIAVGLVALANLAAVRLYGEIEFWFAMIKVTTIIVMIVVGLGVIFFGFGNGGQAIGFGNLTEHGGFFAGGWKGFLTALCIVVASYQGVELIGITAGEAKNPQVTLRSAVGKVLWRILIFYVGAIFVIVTIFPWNQIGTTGSPFVLTFAKIGITAAAGIINFVVLTAALSGCNSGMYSCGRMLYALANNRQLPAAVGKVSRAGVPVAGVAISIAILLIGSCLNYIIPNPQRVFVYVYSASVLPGMVPWFVILISQLRFRQAHKEAIASHPFRSIMFPWANYLTMAFLVCVLIGMYFNEDTRMSLFVGMIFMAAVSVAYKLFGLSRHAQR